Proteins co-encoded in one Papaver somniferum cultivar HN1 chromosome 5, ASM357369v1, whole genome shotgun sequence genomic window:
- the LOC113283324 gene encoding protein phosphatase methylesterase 1-like → MTDSDANLTALPEEGVEEAEEAGTQTLPSVYSSIPIRPATQTSKQKYAPIEWLGYFDKDEDIKIPDSNDVFHVYMAGSEGPVVFCLHGGGFSGLSFALSASKIKANARVVAMDLRGHGKSFTEDDSDLSIETLRSDVLAVINAMYGDSPPAIVLVGHSLGGSVAVHVAAKRAISKLAGLVVVDVVEGTAMASLMHMQKILSGRVQHFPTYEKAVEWSVRGGFLRNIESARISVPSTLKFDDSRNCYIYRTPLEESETYWRGWYEGLSDLFLASPVPKLLLLAGTDRLDKSLTIGQMQGKFQVIVVRHTGHSIQEDVPDEFASLISNFISRNRIGPHGVEIPGLPRPQK, encoded by the exons ATGACGGATTCAGATGCAAATCTAACAGCTCTTCCAGAGGAAGGAgtagaagaagcagaagaagctGGAACTCAAACCCTTCCTTCTGTTTACTCATCGATCCCTATTCGTCCAGCAACTCA AACTTCTAAACAAAAGTATGCACCTATAGAATGGTTAGGCTACTTTGACAAAGACGAAGACATTAAGATTCCTGATTCAAATGAT GTGTTCCATGTGTACATGGCGGGATCTGAAGGGCCAGTTGTTTTTTGTTTGCATGGAGGCGGATTCTCAGG GCTTTCATTTGCATTGTCAGCAAGTAAAATAAAGGCCAATGCTCGGGTTGTAGCCATGGACCTTAGAGGACATGGCAAGTCATTCACAGAAGATGATTCAGATCTATCCATAGAG ACTCTTCGCAGTGATGTATTAGCTGTTATAAACGCAATGTATGGAGATTCTCCGCCTGCAATTGTACTTGTTGGCCACAG CTTGGGAGGTTCAGTTGCTGTGCATGTAGCTGCAAAGAGAGCTATATCAAAATTGGCTGGGctggttgttgttgatgttgttgag GGAACAGCTATGGCTTCACTGATGCATATGCAAAAAATTCTATCGGGCAGAGTGCAGCATTTCCCCACTTATGAAAAAGCG GTTGAATGGAGTGTGAGAGGAGGTTTTTTACGGAACATTGAGTCTGCACGTATATCCGTTCCATCCACTTTAAAATTTGAtgactcaaggaactg TTATATTTACCGAACGCCGCTAGAAGAGTCAGAAACATATTGGAGAGGATG GTATGAAGGCCTTTCTGATTTGTTTTTGGCTTCCCCCGTGCCGAAGCTGCTATTGTTGGCAGGAACAGACAGACTAGACAA ATCTCTGACAATTGGTCAAATGCAAGGAAAGTTTCAAGTGATTGTTGTTCGACATACTGGTCATTCTATACAG GAAGACGTACCAGATGAGTTTGCTTCTCTTATAAGCAATTTCATATCTCGCAATCGAATAGGTCCACATGGTGTTGAG ATACCAGGGCTTCCTCGTCCACAAAAGTAA
- the LOC113283325 gene encoding B3 domain-containing protein Os03g0622100-like, whose translation MKLNQRELQLLPASGSSHRANAQGMGTGNTSFSRLQLEVFKGDRTKMGGKCEDCEKWEEEMYWSKFKVVHFFSVLTNNFRYQLKFPEKLVKKCLRNELSEISVVTLKGPSGRTWTVQLMKYGSEELYLKKGWEVFVQEHNLKQNDVLLFKYNLGTSVFEVLIFDEANFCEKERSHSNSNNEGSHRSTNKEWLNEGRKRVEREPWIDVKGCHKSKGLNEGRKRVEREPSFEIIETKTVRYKKKAMTISDNDEEDEQVYGRVIVHPRLERQSSFEIIEHKKVHYKKKAIAISDDEEEEEVYGRVIVHPRSSNPLPGSKGKALVPVKPEEVSEDDEVTPVNPLALVLKRKSGKEEHEVFEQAVREGKRRRAPHFVVSMKRSHISAIYYMTIPVDAARKHISPGTKRIYLEMNGKTWKAKYVWKKEGVNSGITGRGWTDFVQENTIKVGDACLFEITSPSATTLKKSVRFKVSIFETDEDLL comes from the exons ATGAAACTCAATCAACGAGAACTACAACTACTTCCAGCTTCAGGGTCCTCTCATCGTGCAAATGCTCAAGGAATGGGTACTGGAAATACATCATTTTCGAGATTGCAGTTGGAGGTTTTTAAAGGAGATAG GACTAAAATGGGAGGAAAGTGTGAGGATTGTGAAAAGTGGGAAGAAGAAATGTATTGGTCAAAGTTTAAAGTGGTGCATTTCTTCTCTGTTCTTACAAACAATTTCCGCTACCAACTT aaatttccagagaagttggtGAAGAAATGTTTGAGGAATGAATTATCAGAGATTAGTGTAGTTACTCTGAAAGGACCAAGTGGGAGAACTTGGACTGTCCAATTGATGAAATATGGCAGTGAGGAATTGTATTTGAAAAAGGGATGGGAAGTATTTGTCCAGGaacataatctcaaacaaaatgatGTTTTGCTTTTTAAGTACAACTTAGGGACTTCAGTTTTTGAGGTCTTAATATTTGATGAGGCAAACTTTTGTGAGAAAGAAAGGTCACATTCCAATAGCAACAATGAAGGTAGCCATAGGAGTACCAACAAGGAGTGGTTGAATGAGGGAAGAAAAAGAGTGGAAAGGGAGCCATGGATTGATGTCAAAGGTTGTCATAAGAGTAAGGGGTTGAATGAGGGAAGAAAACGAGTCGAAAGAGAACCTTCTTTTGAAATTATTGAGACTAAGACAGTTCGTTACAAGAAGAAAGCAATGACCATTAGCGATAATGATGAGGAGGATGAGCAAGTTTACGGAAGAGTCATTGTTCATCCAAGATTAGAAAGACAATCTTCTTTTGAGATAATTGAACATAAGAAGGTTCATTATAAGAAGAAAGCAATCGCCattagtgatgatgaagaggaggaggaagTTTATGGAAGAGTTATTGTTCACCCACGTTCGTCTAATCCACTTCCAGGTAGTAAAGGCAAAGCTCTAGTTCCTGTCAAGCCCGAAGAAG TatcagaagatgatgaagtcacCCCAGTAAACCCGTTGGCGCTTGTGTTAAAAAGAAAGTCCGGAAAAGAAGAACATGAAGTTTTTGAACAAGCTGTTCGTGAAGGTAAACGAAGGAGAGCACCACATTTCGTTGTAAGCATGAAACGCTCACATATATCGGCCATCTACTACATG ACGATTCCTGTTGATGCAGCAAGAAAGCATATATCCCCTGGAACTAAACGTATATATCTGGAGATGAATGGAAAAACATGGAAAGCTAAGTATGTATGGAAAAAAGAGGGAGTAAATTCAGGAATTACTGGTAGGGGTTGGACTGATTTTGTACAAGAAAACACCATAAAAGTTGGAGATGCCTGTTTGTTTGAGATTACTTCTCCATCGGCtacaactttaaagaaatcagtTCGTTTTAAAGTCAGCATCTTTGAAACCGATGAAGATCTACTGTAG